The DNA segment TTCACCAGATTCAAGTATGCATGCTTGTGTTTGTCGGTGTATTGACTAAATATTTTTGTCCTTACAGCAATAATGAAAAAGATGATGGTCACAAAAAAGGAGAAGCCATACTATAACGTAAGCGTATACACATTAAATAAActctatttttgtattataaatatattataacatATTATTTCAAAACCTTGCAGAAAAATCACGATCTGAGATGCCAAACAAAAGCAATAGCAAGGGTGTTCAAAGAAATGAGtcaggaaaataaaaatattgtggAAGAAATGAGATTCGGTGGACTGGCACATGTGCCAGAAATGAACGTCTCTCACAAGCTCTTGAGAGAATTGATTCGTTGCTATGATGACTATCATGGATACTTTGACATTCTCTATGGTAGAATATACATAACACCTGCCAAGATAAGAGATGCGCTGGTTATAAATTACGGCGGTAATATACTTTCCACCTTGTGCTTATTTCGTCTCATTCATTGCTTTATTTTAGATTCATttgaatatagaaaatgaaaCTGAGCCTTTTTAACTGATTTGtctatattaaaatattgtagGGGATGGTTTTCCTGAAAAAGTTGAGTACAACAAACTGACTGAGGAACAAAAGGGGACAATTGACAACTTTAAAGGTGCTACTTTGGCATCTTTGACAAAATTTGTGCTTGACATGAgtattgaagaggaagagaaccGACAGAAATTCAAAAGGACTGTTTtcattgtaacaccctaattacttTAAAccttacctctagccgtaaagcaaaggttaatcaaaggttacgacaattctaaggcttatacatatttatatatagaaggaaataatatattctagaagcccgatgaaggattAAGCTCAAAGACAGAATTTCAAAAGCGCGAAACGTTCACACGAAGCTAACATATAAGATACAAGGTATAGGTGCAAAAGAAtagaacatatataaatataagagtATAATAATCATAGGAAACTAGCCGCAgcttgcggagtttaagccgactagttaCAACAAAAAATACAGAGTTTTGGagttaaaacagcttatacaacttatctctcaagtaagcctctaaggctATAAAGTCTAAAACAAAAAGGGTGAGAGAAAGT comes from the Arachis duranensis cultivar V14167 chromosome 7, aradu.V14167.gnm2.J7QH, whole genome shotgun sequence genome and includes:
- the LOC107459074 gene encoding uncharacterized protein LOC107459074 — protein: MKKMMVTKKEKPYYNKNHDLRCQTKAIARVFKEMSQENKNIVEEMRFGGLAHVPEMNVSHKLLRELIRCYDDYHGYFDILYGRIYITPAKIRDALVINYGGDGFPEKVEYNKLTEEQKGTIDNFKGATLASLTKFVLDMSIEEEENRQKFKRTVFIVTP